A stretch of the Deinococcus sp. Leaf326 genome encodes the following:
- a CDS encoding sensor histidine kinase, with protein sequence MTVLLVLVQTVQAYGQARQRLGERALTTSRLVSQLPIVYEGAEAGGPNPALNAQVNGLLDESGADFIVVGNRQGRRLSHPLPERLGQPMEGGDNVQPLSGQEVVSVARGSLGLSVRGKAPVWAGGQPGTRVVGVVSTGYLMPQAWNLVGSALLSLAPWFLLALALGTAGASWAARRLRAEILNLEPEQIAALVRQQRAVLAALREGVIAVSAPGTVTLISDRAAEMLGSRQTPALLAGVWPELAQLAGQGRQQNLELNLRGQPVLVNIEPLEGGGFVAGFRDRAEALALAEELTHARGFVDVLRAQTHEYQNRLHVLSGLLQLGRSEEALGVLNAEIHSDAQFRQLLRDVQVPRLVALLAGKRERAQELGIEFQVVEGSSLSPVWERHADTLVTAVGNLTENAFEALGGQPGQVTVLIGEDPEGMQVEVEDSGPGVRPEVAKRLFTRGASSKGEGRGYGLAGVMARIQVLGGDVRHTRRGGLTVFQVSLPVPGRGALPARSGRGTA encoded by the coding sequence ATGACCGTCCTGCTCGTGCTCGTGCAGACCGTGCAGGCCTACGGACAGGCCCGGCAGCGCCTGGGCGAGCGGGCACTGACGACCTCGCGCCTCGTGTCGCAGCTGCCCATCGTGTACGAGGGGGCCGAGGCGGGTGGGCCCAATCCCGCCCTGAATGCCCAGGTCAACGGTCTGCTCGACGAGAGCGGCGCCGACTTCATCGTGGTGGGCAACCGTCAGGGCCGGCGGCTCTCACACCCGCTGCCCGAGCGTCTGGGACAGCCGATGGAGGGCGGCGACAACGTGCAGCCGCTGTCCGGGCAGGAGGTCGTCAGCGTGGCGCGCGGCTCGCTGGGCCTGAGTGTGCGCGGCAAGGCGCCGGTGTGGGCCGGCGGGCAGCCCGGTACGCGGGTGGTCGGGGTGGTGAGCACCGGCTACCTCATGCCGCAGGCCTGGAATCTGGTGGGGTCGGCGCTCCTGAGCCTCGCGCCGTGGTTCCTGCTGGCGCTGGCGCTGGGTACGGCGGGCGCGAGCTGGGCGGCGCGGCGGCTGCGCGCCGAGATCCTGAACCTGGAACCCGAGCAGATTGCTGCCCTCGTGCGCCAGCAGCGCGCCGTGCTGGCCGCGCTGCGCGAAGGCGTGATCGCCGTGAGCGCGCCGGGGACCGTCACCCTGATCAGCGACCGCGCCGCCGAGATGCTGGGCAGCCGCCAGACCCCGGCGCTGCTCGCGGGCGTATGGCCCGAACTGGCGCAGCTGGCCGGGCAGGGCCGGCAGCAGAATCTCGAACTGAACCTGCGTGGCCAGCCGGTGCTCGTGAACATCGAGCCGCTGGAGGGCGGGGGGTTCGTGGCGGGGTTCCGTGACCGGGCCGAGGCGCTGGCGCTGGCCGAGGAGCTCACCCACGCGCGCGGCTTCGTGGACGTGCTGCGTGCCCAGACCCACGAGTATCAGAACCGCCTGCACGTGCTGTCGGGCCTGCTGCAACTGGGCCGCTCCGAGGAGGCGCTGGGGGTGCTGAACGCCGAGATCCACTCGGACGCGCAGTTCCGCCAGCTTCTGCGTGACGTGCAGGTGCCCCGGCTGGTGGCACTGCTGGCCGGTAAGCGCGAGCGCGCCCAGGAACTGGGCATCGAGTTTCAGGTCGTCGAGGGCAGCAGCCTCTCGCCGGTCTGGGAACGCCACGCCGACACCCTCGTCACGGCGGTGGGCAATCTCACCGAGAACGCCTTCGAGGCGCTGGGCGGGCAGCCGGGGCAGGTCACGGTCCTCATCGGCGAGGACCCCGAGGGCATGCAGGTCGAGGTCGAGGACTCCGGTCCCGGCGTGCGTCCCGAGGTGGCCAAGCGGCTGTTCACGCGCGGCGCAAGCAGCAAAGGCGAGGGCCGGGGGTACGGGCTGGCCGGAGTGATGGCGCGTATTCAGGTACTGGGCGGCGACGTGCGGCACACGCGGCGCGGCGGCCTCACGGTCTTTCAGGTCAGCCTGCCGGTGCCGGGACGCGGCGCCCTACCCGCGCGGTCCGGCCGGGGGACGGCGTGA